In Nocardia sp. NBC_00403, one DNA window encodes the following:
- a CDS encoding proline--tRNA ligase, giving the protein MITRLSRLFLRTLRDDPADAEVPSHKLLVRAGYVRRVAPGVYSWLPLGLRVLRRVENVVREEMDAIGAQEISLPALLPREPYETTNRWTEYGPGLFRLQDRKGADYLLGPTHEELFALTVKGEYNSYKDLPVTLYQIQTKYRDEERPRAGILRGREFVMKDSYSFDLDEDGLKRSYQAHRDAYRRIFERLRVDYVIVAATSGAMGGSASEEFLAESPVGEDTYVRCVESGYAANVEAVVTPAPAAIPLEGLRAAVVHDTPDTPTIATLVDWANGAGIAESYGRPVTAADTLKNIMVKLRHPDGKTEIVGIGIPGDREVDDKRLGACVEPAEVELLTEADFAANDFLVKGYIGPKALLDNGVRYLVDPRVVTGTAWITGADAPGKHVVGLVAGRDFTPDGTIEAAEVRDGDPSPDGAGPLVSARGIEIGHIFQLGTKYTDAFDVDVLGENGKPVRLTMGSYGVGVSRMVAVIAEQQHDDKGLRWPREVAPFDVHVVIANKDESARDGGEQVAAQLDAAGLEVVLDDRKASPGVKFKDSELIGVPLIVVVGRGWAEGKVEIRDRFTGESIEVPAESVVDSVLAQVRG; this is encoded by the coding sequence GTGATCACCCGCCTCTCCCGCCTGTTCCTGCGTACCCTGCGCGACGATCCCGCCGACGCCGAGGTGCCCAGCCACAAACTCCTCGTCCGCGCCGGATACGTGCGCCGCGTCGCCCCGGGTGTGTACTCGTGGCTGCCGCTGGGCCTGCGGGTGCTGCGCCGGGTCGAGAATGTCGTCCGGGAAGAGATGGACGCCATCGGCGCCCAGGAGATCTCGCTGCCCGCACTGCTGCCGCGCGAGCCGTACGAGACCACCAACCGGTGGACCGAATACGGTCCCGGCCTGTTCCGGCTGCAGGACCGCAAGGGCGCCGACTATCTGCTCGGCCCCACCCACGAGGAGCTGTTCGCGCTCACTGTGAAGGGCGAATACAACTCGTACAAGGATCTTCCGGTCACGTTGTATCAGATCCAGACCAAGTACCGTGACGAGGAACGTCCCCGCGCGGGCATCCTGCGTGGGCGCGAGTTCGTCATGAAGGACTCCTACTCCTTCGACCTGGACGAGGACGGACTGAAGCGCAGCTACCAGGCACACCGTGATGCCTATCGCCGTATCTTCGAGCGGCTCCGCGTCGACTACGTAATCGTGGCCGCGACCTCGGGTGCGATGGGCGGCAGCGCGTCGGAGGAGTTCTTGGCCGAGAGCCCGGTCGGTGAGGACACCTATGTGCGCTGCGTCGAGTCCGGGTACGCGGCCAACGTGGAGGCCGTGGTCACGCCCGCGCCCGCGGCGATCCCGCTGGAAGGGCTGCGCGCGGCTGTTGTGCACGACACCCCTGACACCCCGACCATTGCGACGCTGGTCGATTGGGCCAATGGCGCAGGCATCGCGGAGAGCTACGGTCGTCCGGTCACCGCGGCCGACACCCTGAAGAACATCATGGTGAAGCTGCGCCATCCGGACGGCAAGACCGAAATCGTCGGGATCGGCATCCCCGGTGATCGTGAGGTGGACGACAAGCGCCTCGGCGCGTGTGTCGAACCCGCCGAGGTGGAATTGCTCACCGAGGCCGATTTCGCCGCCAATGATTTCCTGGTCAAGGGGTACATCGGACCGAAGGCGTTGCTGGACAACGGTGTTCGCTACCTGGTCGACCCGCGAGTGGTGACCGGCACCGCATGGATCACCGGCGCCGACGCGCCTGGCAAGCATGTGGTCGGCTTGGTCGCCGGCCGCGACTTCACCCCGGACGGCACCATCGAGGCCGCTGAGGTGCGCGACGGCGACCCCTCACCCGACGGCGCGGGCCCGCTGGTTTCGGCGCGCGGCATCGAGATCGGACACATCTTCCAGCTCGGCACCAAGTACACCGACGCGTTCGACGTCGATGTGCTCGGCGAGAACGGCAAGCCGGTCCGGCTCACCATGGGCTCGTACGGTGTCGGGGTGTCCAGGATGGTGGCTGTCATCGCGGAGCAGCAGCACGACGACAAGGGTCTGCGCTGGCCGCGCGAGGTCGCTCCGTTCGACGTGCACGTGGTGATCGCCAACAAGGACGAGTCCGCTCGCGACGGCGGCGAACAGGTTGCCGCACAACTGGATGCGGCGGGCCTCGAGGTCGTCCTCGACGATCGCAAGGCCTCGCCCGGTGTGAAATTCAAGGATTCCGAGTTGATCGGTGTGCCGCTGATCGTGGTGGTCGGCCGCGGCTGGGCCGAGGGCAAGGTCGAGATCCGCGACCGGTTCACCGGCGAATCCATCGAGGTACCAGCGGAATCGGTGGTGGATTCGGTGCTCGCGCAGGTCCGCGGCTGA
- a CDS encoding acyl-CoA dehydrogenase family protein, with product MTSTDALLFNPATYDPQQFDAETRRLLKATIEWFESRGKRQLLTDDADAVWVSEFLEFAKKEKLFATFLTPAAYADGDANRRWDAARNAALSEIFGFYGLAYWYAEQVTILGLGPIWQSDNEAAKKRAAADLADGQVMAFGLSERDHGADIYNTDLVLTPTEPGSADAEAGILFRANGTKYYIGNGNVASMVSVFSRRSDIEGAEGYVWFAADSRHDDYELIDNVIHGQLYVSTFALHNYPVTAEDILSTGPEAFSAALNTVNVGKFNLCHGSIGMVEHSFYEAITHSNNRILYGNPVTDFPHVRTNFVDAYARITAMKLFSDRAVDYFRTASLEDRRYLLFNPMTKSKVTSEGETVMTLLLDVLAAKGFEKNTYFAQVARYIGTLPRLEGTVHVNVGQILKFMPNYLFNPKEYPEVGTRLDAADDEFFFRQGPARGAGKVQFADWTPVYDKHTDVANVARFYEQAQALRTLLTTAAPDADQQKDLDFMLTIGHLFSLVVYGQLILEQAAITGLDRDVLDQIFDFQIRDFNTYATTLYGKPTATAAQQAWAVGALRTPLADRERFDRVWNRVASYDGAYTMRP from the coding sequence ATGACGAGCACCGACGCGTTGTTGTTCAACCCCGCCACCTACGACCCACAGCAGTTCGACGCCGAGACGCGGCGACTGTTGAAGGCCACCATCGAGTGGTTCGAATCGCGGGGCAAGCGACAGCTGCTCACCGATGACGCGGACGCGGTGTGGGTGTCGGAGTTTCTCGAGTTCGCCAAGAAGGAAAAGCTGTTCGCGACCTTCCTGACGCCCGCCGCCTATGCCGACGGCGACGCGAACCGGCGCTGGGACGCGGCCCGCAATGCGGCGCTCTCGGAGATCTTCGGGTTCTACGGTCTCGCGTACTGGTACGCCGAGCAGGTCACCATCCTCGGCCTCGGCCCGATCTGGCAGAGCGACAACGAGGCCGCCAAGAAGCGGGCCGCCGCCGACCTCGCCGACGGCCAAGTGATGGCGTTCGGTCTGTCCGAGCGTGACCACGGCGCCGACATCTACAACACCGACCTGGTGCTGACGCCGACCGAACCCGGCAGCGCCGACGCCGAAGCGGGAATCCTGTTCCGCGCCAACGGCACCAAGTACTACATCGGCAACGGCAACGTCGCCAGCATGGTGTCGGTGTTCTCACGCCGCTCCGACATCGAGGGCGCCGAGGGCTACGTGTGGTTCGCCGCCGACAGCCGCCACGACGACTACGAGCTGATCGACAACGTCATCCACGGCCAGCTCTACGTCAGCACCTTCGCGCTGCACAACTACCCGGTGACTGCCGAGGACATCCTCTCCACCGGTCCCGAAGCCTTCTCCGCGGCGCTGAACACCGTCAACGTCGGCAAGTTCAATCTCTGCCACGGCAGCATCGGCATGGTCGAGCATTCGTTCTACGAGGCGATCACCCACTCGAACAACCGCATCCTCTACGGCAACCCGGTCACCGACTTCCCGCATGTTCGGACGAACTTCGTCGATGCCTACGCCCGCATCACCGCGATGAAGCTGTTCAGCGACCGGGCCGTCGACTACTTCCGCACCGCCAGCCTCGAAGACCGCCGCTACCTGCTGTTCAACCCGATGACGAAGTCCAAGGTGACCTCCGAGGGCGAGACCGTCATGACGCTGCTGCTGGATGTGCTCGCCGCCAAGGGTTTCGAGAAGAACACCTACTTCGCCCAGGTCGCCCGCTACATCGGCACCCTGCCCCGGCTCGAGGGCACCGTGCATGTCAATGTCGGCCAGATCCTGAAGTTCATGCCGAACTACCTGTTCAACCCGAAGGAGTACCCGGAGGTCGGCACCCGCCTCGACGCGGCCGACGACGAGTTCTTCTTCCGGCAGGGCCCGGCGCGCGGTGCGGGCAAGGTGCAGTTCGCCGACTGGACCCCCGTCTACGACAAGCACACCGATGTCGCGAACGTGGCCCGCTTCTACGAGCAGGCCCAGGCCCTGCGCACCCTGCTGACCACGGCCGCCCCCGACGCCGACCAGCAGAAGGACCTGGACTTCATGCTGACCATCGGCCACCTGTTCTCCCTGGTGGTTTACGGCCAGCTGATCCTGGAGCAGGCCGCGATCACCGGCCTCGACCGCGATGTGCTCGACCAGATCTTCGACTTCCAGATCCGCGACTTCAACACCTACGCCACCACCCTCTACGGCAAGCCCACCGCTACTGCCGCGCAGCAGGCGTGGGCCGTCGGCGCACTGCGCACCCCGCTCGCGGACCGCGAGCGTTTCGACCGCGTCTGGAACCGGGTCGCCTCCTACGACGGCGCGTACACGATGCGCCCGTAG
- the yaaA gene encoding peroxide stress protein YaaA, translating into MLVLLPPSETKSDGGCDAPLDLTSLAMPQLTPVRDRLINEVVKLAADPDDARVVLGLGKGADVEIARNASLRTSPTRPALERYTGVLYDALDARAFTKTQRAKADARLAIGSALFGAIRATDAIPAYRLSGGSKLPGLPTLSAIWRDTLPDALHAEATGELVIDLRSGSYQQLGRVPGAITANVLTEHPDGTRTVVSHFNKHHKGLLARALVLTRADPTDIRAVARIATKSGLKTEISSPTELLIIT; encoded by the coding sequence GTGCTGGTGCTGCTGCCTCCCTCCGAAACCAAGTCCGACGGTGGTTGTGACGCGCCCCTCGACCTGACGTCGTTGGCGATGCCGCAGCTCACCCCGGTACGCGACCGCCTGATCAACGAGGTGGTCAAGTTGGCGGCCGACCCCGACGACGCCCGCGTTGTCCTCGGTCTCGGCAAGGGAGCCGACGTCGAGATCGCTCGCAATGCGAGCCTGCGTACCTCCCCGACCCGGCCTGCGCTGGAGCGCTACACCGGCGTCCTCTACGACGCTCTCGACGCCCGCGCCTTCACCAAGACGCAGCGGGCCAAGGCCGACGCCAGGCTCGCCATCGGCTCCGCATTGTTCGGCGCCATCCGCGCCACCGATGCGATCCCCGCCTACCGCCTTTCCGGTGGCTCCAAACTCCCCGGCCTGCCCACCCTTTCGGCGATATGGCGCGACACGCTTCCCGACGCGCTGCACGCCGAAGCCACAGGTGAGCTGGTCATCGATCTCCGCTCGGGCAGCTACCAGCAGTTGGGGCGGGTCCCCGGCGCGATCACCGCCAACGTCCTCACCGAACACCCCGACGGCACCCGGACCGTGGTGAGCCATTTCAACAAGCACCACAAGGGTCTGCTCGCCAGGGCTCTGGTCCTCACCCGTGCCGACCCCACCGACATCCGCGCAGTCGCGCGTATCGCGACAAAGTCGGGGCTGAAGACCGAAATCTCCTCCCCTACAGAGCTTTTGATCATCACCTGA
- a CDS encoding ferritin-like domain-containing protein yields MTDAERLALIDALNAEYAAVYAYGVIDAYASTERDRLVTQYTAAHRARRDSTVEALTAVGTTAPPPDAAYTTPFPVDDPIPAANLAVTVETDCAVAWRSVVERADTELVRRMGIEALTETALRQATWQAILGAAPPTVAFPGMA; encoded by the coding sequence ATGACCGACGCCGAGCGCCTTGCCCTGATCGACGCGTTGAACGCCGAATACGCGGCGGTATACGCCTACGGCGTGATCGACGCCTACGCCTCCACCGAACGCGACCGGCTCGTCACCCAATACACCGCCGCGCACCGTGCCCGCCGCGACAGCACCGTCGAGGCCCTGACCGCGGTGGGCACCACCGCACCACCACCGGATGCCGCCTACACGACCCCGTTCCCGGTCGACGACCCGATCCCAGCGGCCAACCTCGCTGTCACCGTGGAAACCGACTGCGCGGTCGCCTGGCGCTCCGTGGTCGAACGCGCCGACACCGAACTCGTCCGCCGGATGGGCATCGAAGCGCTCACCGAAACGGCTCTGCGCCAAGCCACTTGGCAAGCGATCCTCGGCGCCGCCCCGCCGACGGTCGCCTTTCCGGGCATGGCTTGA
- the infB gene encoding translation initiation factor IF-2: MAGKARVHELAKELGVTSKELLAKLKEQGEFVKSASSTVEAPVARRLRESVAAKSTPANGAAKSEARPGSASTARPAAKPTPGGPRPGPRTPAPAPAATPAAPAARETAEPVARPAERVADAVRPGPAVKPAPAAPVARESAPVQDAAQSAPAAKAAPAPAGPRPTPGGPRPGQPQQQRPGTPAQGSGPRPGGPASGPKPGPKTPRVGNNPYSSAPERERPAPRPAPGQGGPRPGPGHGPRPGAPAQGGARPAPGQGGPRPAAGQGGPRPGGPRPSPGSMPPRPNPGAMPARSARPGPGGGAGAGRPGGPGGRPGGPGGRPGGGGGGGGGGYRGGPGGGGGTGAPGAGAGAPAAGGFRGRPGGGGGRPGGPGGRGGAAGAFGRPGGAVRRGRKSKRAKRAEYENMQAPAVGGVRLPRGNGEIIRLARGASLSDFAEKIDANPASLVQALFNLGEMVTATQSVNDETLELLGSEMNYVVHVVSPEDEDRELLESFDLTYGEDEGGEEDLQIRPPVVTVMGHVDHGKTRLLDTIRKANVREGEAGGITQHIGAYQVLTHVNDEDRLITFIDTPGHEAFTAMRARGAKATDIAILVVAADDGVMPQTVEAINHAQAADVPIVVAVNKIDKEGANPDKIRQQLTEYGLVTEEYGGDTMFVDISAKQGTNIEALLEAVVLTADASLDLRANPDMDAQGVAIEAHLDRGRGPVATVLIQRGTLRVGDSIVAGDAYGRVRRMVDEHGEDVVAALPSRPVQVIGFTSVPGAGDNLLVVDEDRIARQIADRRNARKRNALAARSRKRISLEDLDAALKETSELNLILKGDNSGTVEALEEALLGIQVDDEVRLRVIDRGVGGVTETNVNLASASNAIIIGFNVRAEGKATELANREGVDIRYYSVIYQAIDEIEKALKGMLKPIYEEVELGRAEIRAIFRSSKIGNIAGCMVTSGSVKRNAKARLLRDNVVVAETMTISSLKREKDDAAEVREGFECGMTVTYSDIKEGDIIEAYELREKPRD; encoded by the coding sequence GTGGCAGGCAAAGCCCGCGTGCACGAGTTGGCCAAAGAACTCGGTGTCACAAGCAAAGAACTACTCGCAAAGCTCAAGGAGCAGGGCGAGTTCGTGAAGTCGGCGTCCTCGACGGTGGAAGCACCCGTCGCACGTCGGCTGCGCGAGTCGGTGGCGGCGAAGTCCACACCGGCCAATGGAGCAGCCAAGTCCGAGGCGCGGCCCGGATCGGCGTCGACCGCCCGTCCGGCCGCCAAGCCCACCCCGGGTGGCCCGCGTCCGGGTCCACGTACTCCGGCTCCGGCTCCGGCAGCCACCCCCGCGGCTCCGGCCGCGCGGGAAACCGCTGAGCCCGTCGCCCGGCCCGCCGAGCGCGTCGCCGACGCGGTGCGCCCCGGTCCGGCCGTGAAGCCGGCTCCCGCGGCCCCGGTCGCGCGCGAATCGGCGCCGGTTCAGGACGCCGCACAGTCGGCTCCCGCGGCGAAGGCCGCTCCGGCTCCGGCCGGTCCGCGCCCGACCCCAGGTGGTCCGCGGCCCGGTCAGCCGCAGCAACAGCGCCCCGGTACCCCCGCGCAGGGCTCCGGCCCGCGCCCCGGAGGTCCCGCGAGCGGTCCGAAGCCAGGCCCCAAGACCCCTCGGGTCGGCAACAATCCGTATTCCTCGGCTCCCGAGCGTGAGCGCCCCGCGCCGCGTCCTGCCCCCGGCCAAGGCGGTCCGCGCCCGGGTCCCGGGCACGGACCGCGTCCCGGCGCACCCGCGCAGGGCGGCGCCCGTCCGGCTCCCGGTCAGGGCGGTCCCCGTCCGGCCGCTGGTCAGGGTGGTCCCCGTCCCGGTGGACCGCGGCCGAGCCCCGGCTCGATGCCGCCGCGCCCGAATCCCGGTGCCATGCCTGCTCGTTCGGCCCGTCCGGGTCCGGGCGGCGGCGCGGGTGCCGGTCGTCCGGGCGGTCCCGGCGGTCGTCCGGGTGGACCCGGCGGTCGTCCCGGTGGCGGTGGCGGTGGCGGTGGCGGTGGCTACCGCGGCGGTCCCGGTGGCGGTGGCGGCACGGGTGCGCCCGGTGCCGGTGCGGGTGCTCCCGCGGCGGGCGGTTTCCGTGGTCGTCCCGGTGGCGGCGGTGGTCGTCCCGGTGGACCCGGTGGCCGTGGTGGCGCAGCCGGTGCCTTCGGTCGTCCCGGCGGCGCGGTCCGTCGTGGCCGCAAGTCGAAGCGGGCGAAGCGCGCCGAGTACGAGAACATGCAGGCGCCCGCCGTCGGCGGCGTCCGGCTGCCGCGCGGCAACGGCGAGATCATCCGTCTTGCCCGCGGCGCATCGCTGTCGGACTTCGCGGAGAAGATCGACGCCAACCCGGCCTCGCTGGTCCAGGCGCTGTTCAACCTCGGCGAAATGGTCACCGCTACCCAGTCGGTGAACGACGAGACCCTCGAGCTGCTCGGCAGCGAGATGAACTACGTCGTGCACGTCGTCAGCCCGGAGGACGAGGATCGCGAGCTGCTCGAAAGCTTCGACCTCACCTACGGCGAGGACGAGGGGGGCGAGGAAGACCTGCAGATCAGGCCGCCGGTGGTGACCGTCATGGGTCACGTCGACCACGGTAAGACCCGACTGCTCGACACGATCCGTAAGGCCAACGTCCGTGAGGGCGAGGCCGGTGGCATCACCCAGCACATCGGCGCCTACCAGGTGCTGACGCACGTCAACGACGAAGACCGACTGATCACCTTCATCGACACCCCGGGTCACGAGGCGTTCACCGCCATGCGTGCCCGTGGTGCGAAGGCCACCGACATCGCGATCCTGGTGGTCGCGGCCGACGACGGCGTCATGCCGCAGACGGTGGAAGCGATCAACCACGCGCAAGCGGCCGACGTGCCGATCGTGGTGGCGGTCAACAAGATCGACAAGGAAGGCGCGAACCCGGACAAGATCCGGCAGCAGCTGACCGAATACGGTCTGGTGACCGAGGAGTACGGCGGCGACACCATGTTCGTCGACATCTCCGCCAAGCAGGGCACCAACATCGAGGCGCTGCTGGAAGCGGTCGTGCTGACCGCGGACGCATCGCTGGACCTGCGGGCCAACCCGGACATGGACGCCCAGGGTGTCGCCATCGAGGCGCACCTCGACCGCGGCCGTGGTCCGGTGGCAACCGTGCTCATCCAGCGCGGCACGCTGCGTGTCGGCGACTCGATCGTGGCGGGCGACGCCTACGGTCGCGTCCGTCGCATGGTCGACGAGCACGGCGAGGATGTTGTTGCGGCGCTGCCGTCGCGACCGGTCCAGGTCATCGGCTTCACGTCGGTGCCGGGCGCCGGTGACAACCTCCTGGTTGTCGACGAGGACCGCATCGCACGTCAGATCGCCGATCGCCGCAATGCGCGTAAGCGCAACGCACTGGCCGCTCGCAGCCGCAAGCGGATCAGCCTGGAAGATCTGGATGCCGCGCTGAAGGAGACTTCGGAGCTGAACCTGATCCTCAAGGGCGACAACTCCGGTACCGTCGAGGCCCTCGAAGAGGCGCTGCTCGGTATCCAGGTGGACGACGAGGTGCGTCTGCGGGTCATCGACCGTGGTGTCGGTGGTGTCACCGAGACCAACGTCAACCTGGCGTCGGCGTCGAACGCGATCATCATCGGGTTCAACGTCCGTGCCGAGGGCAAGGCGACCGAGTTGGCCAACCGCGAAGGCGTGGACATCCGGTACTACTCGGTGATCTACCAGGCCATCGATGAGATCGAGAAGGCCCTCAAGGGCATGCTCAAGCCGATCTACGAAGAGGTCGAGCTGGGTCGCGCCGAGATCCGCGCGATCTTCCGGTCCTCCAAGATCGGTAACATCGCCGGCTGCATGGTCACCTCCGGGTCGGTCAAGCGCAATGCGAAGGCAAGGCTGCTGCGTGACAACGTGGTGGTCGCCGAGACGATGACGATCTCCTCCCTGAAGCGTGAGAAGGATGACGCCGCCGAGGTCCGCGAGGGCTTCGAATGCGGTATGACCGTCACCTACTCCGACATCAAGGAAGGCGACATCATCGAGGCCTACGAGCTGCGCGAGAAGCCGCGCGACTGA
- the nusA gene encoding transcription termination factor NusA — protein sequence MNIEIEALRAIVADKGISIETVISAIESALLTAYRHTEGHQPNARIDINQKTGVVRVMAMEVDADGNMISEWDDTPEGFGRIAATTARQVVLQRLRDAENEKSFGEFATHEGDIVGGVVQRDARANARGTIVVRIGSEMHGTEGLIPPAEQVPGETYEHGDRIKCYVVGVSRGPRGPQITLSRTHPNLVRRLFALEVPEIADGSVEIVAVAREAGHRSKIAVRTTVPGVNAKGACIGPMGQRVRNVMSELAGEKIDIIDYAEDPATFVGNALSPSKVVSVTIVDAEARAARVVVPDFQLSLAIGKEGQNARLAARLTGWRIDIRSDAAPDMGGSVRTEAHRS from the coding sequence ATGAACATCGAAATCGAAGCCCTGCGCGCGATTGTCGCCGACAAGGGGATCTCGATCGAGACCGTGATCTCCGCGATCGAGTCGGCATTGCTCACCGCCTACCGGCACACCGAGGGTCACCAGCCCAACGCGCGCATCGACATCAACCAGAAGACCGGCGTCGTGCGGGTGATGGCCATGGAGGTCGACGCCGACGGCAACATGATTTCCGAATGGGACGACACCCCAGAGGGATTCGGCCGGATCGCCGCGACCACCGCACGCCAGGTGGTGTTGCAGCGACTGCGCGATGCGGAGAACGAGAAGTCCTTCGGCGAGTTCGCCACCCATGAGGGCGACATCGTCGGCGGCGTCGTGCAGCGCGACGCGCGCGCCAACGCTCGCGGCACCATCGTGGTACGCATCGGTAGCGAGATGCACGGGACCGAGGGCTTGATCCCGCCCGCCGAGCAGGTGCCCGGCGAAACCTACGAGCACGGCGACCGGATCAAGTGCTACGTCGTCGGCGTCTCGCGCGGCCCGCGCGGCCCCCAGATCACGCTGTCGCGGACGCACCCGAATCTGGTGCGCCGGCTGTTCGCGCTCGAGGTTCCCGAGATCGCCGACGGCTCGGTGGAGATCGTCGCGGTCGCTCGTGAGGCCGGGCACCGCTCCAAGATCGCGGTGCGCACCACCGTGCCGGGAGTCAACGCCAAGGGCGCCTGTATCGGCCCGATGGGGCAGCGGGTGCGCAACGTGATGAGCGAGCTGGCAGGCGAGAAGATCGACATCATCGATTACGCGGAGGACCCGGCGACTTTCGTCGGCAATGCGCTCTCGCCGTCCAAAGTGGTATCGGTCACCATCGTCGATGCGGAGGCGCGCGCTGCGCGGGTCGTGGTGCCGGACTTCCAGCTCTCGCTCGCGATCGGCAAGGAGGGGCAGAATGCCCGCCTGGCGGCCCGCTTGACCGGCTGGCGCATCGATATCCGCAGCGACGCGGCCCCTGACATGGGCGGCAGTGTACGAACGGAAGCGCATCGAAGTTGA
- a CDS encoding YlxR family protein has translation MPDRTSQQPTTPQRPAAPVRTCIGCRKRELAVDLLRIVARECETGTNGSHAFAIVPDPQRRLPGRGAWLHPVSVCLTAAERRRAFGRALRVSGHLDISALEKYLENRHEHS, from the coding sequence TTGCCCGACCGCACCAGCCAGCAGCCAACAACGCCCCAGCGTCCGGCAGCTCCGGTGCGGACTTGCATCGGATGCCGGAAGCGCGAGTTGGCCGTCGACCTGTTGCGGATCGTGGCGCGGGAATGTGAGACCGGCACAAATGGTTCTCATGCTTTTGCGATCGTTCCCGATCCACAGCGCAGACTTCCCGGACGGGGTGCCTGGTTGCACCCCGTTTCGGTTTGTTTGACCGCAGCAGAGCGACGCCGAGCATTCGGCAGAGCACTACGAGTGTCCGGACATCTGGATATCTCAGCCCTGGAGAAGTACCTCGAGAACAGGCACGAGCACTCATGA
- the rimP gene encoding ribosome maturation factor RimP, with product MPMPTEERLSQLVAGLVERRGFDLEGVEISTAGKHAEAQARVKVIVDSDDAADLDTIAELSRELSEHLDEAGDFGETEYLLEVTTPGIDRPLTADRHWRRARGRKVRISLRPGVPAPDSGGSDKFEARVGALTDGTVALVLGGKRNPHRVSVALADIAEAVVQVEFSPPGAGELELAGGVAPGRPRPGQEEEVLGTTDALSESITASDSPTEGIVE from the coding sequence ATGCCGATGCCGACCGAGGAAAGGCTGAGCCAGCTGGTTGCTGGACTCGTCGAACGCCGAGGATTCGACCTCGAGGGCGTCGAGATTTCGACGGCCGGCAAGCACGCGGAAGCGCAGGCTCGGGTGAAGGTGATCGTGGACAGCGACGACGCCGCGGATCTGGACACCATCGCGGAACTCAGCAGGGAGCTCTCCGAGCATCTCGACGAGGCAGGCGATTTCGGCGAGACGGAGTATCTGCTGGAAGTCACCACACCCGGCATCGATCGCCCGCTCACCGCCGACCGGCACTGGCGTCGCGCCCGTGGGCGTAAAGTGCGGATCTCGCTACGACCCGGGGTGCCCGCCCCTGATTCGGGTGGATCGGACAAGTTCGAAGCCAGGGTCGGTGCGCTCACCGACGGCACGGTGGCGCTGGTGCTCGGCGGCAAACGCAACCCGCATCGGGTCAGCGTCGCGCTCGCCGACATCGCCGAAGCCGTCGTCCAGGTCGAGTTCTCGCCGCCCGGTGCGGGTGAGCTCGAGCTTGCGGGTGGAGTCGCGCCCGGCCGTCCGCGGCCGGGACAGGAAGAAGAAGTTCTAGGAACGACCGATGCATTGTCCGAATCAATAACAGCGTCCGATTCGCCGACCGAAGGGATCGTGGAATGA
- a CDS encoding DUF503 domain-containing protein: protein MYLGALEFDILLGDVHSLKEKRSVIRPVLAELQRFGVSAAEGGEHDRHRRSLLGVAMVSSGMDHLTEVLDKCERHVAARPELELLAVRRRIFGPED, encoded by the coding sequence GTGTACCTCGGTGCACTGGAGTTCGACATCCTGCTCGGTGACGTGCATTCACTGAAGGAGAAGCGTTCGGTGATCCGGCCGGTCCTGGCCGAGTTGCAACGCTTCGGGGTGAGTGCCGCCGAAGGCGGGGAACACGATCGGCATCGCCGGTCGTTGCTGGGAGTCGCCATGGTCAGTTCCGGAATGGATCATCTGACCGAGGTGCTCGACAAATGTGAGCGGCACGTTGCCGCCCGTCCGGAGTTAGAGTTGCTGGCAGTGCGCCGCAGGATCTTCGGACCCGAAGACTGA